The nucleotide window CCGAGGTGGGCAAGGGCTCAAAGCTCACCCTGACCCTGCCGCTGACCCTGGCCATCATCGACGCCCTCATGGTCCAGGTTGGCGGCGACACGTTCGCCATCCCGCTGGACGCGGTGTCCGAGACCACCAAGATCGAGGTGGAAAAGCTCTCCGAGGTCAACAACCGCAAGGCCGTCGAGCTGCGCGGCGAGGTCCTGGGCATAGTGGAACTGGCCGAACTGCTCGATCTCCCTCAGTCCATGGACGACCGCGACGTCCTGCCCATGGTCATCATCCAGGACAACGACCGCCGTCTCGGCCTTGTTGTGGACCGGCTTCTGGAACGCCAGGAGATCGTCATCAAGCCCCTCGGGCAGTATCTCAACAACTTCAACCTCAAGGGGTTGTCGGGCGCCACCATCATGGGCGACGGCTCGGTGGTGCTGATCCTCGACCCGCACGAAATCTACTCCCTGTCCACCCAGCTCGGGAGGAAACAGGAACCCCTGACCGTGGGCGGCGCGGCTCTGCCTGCCGGGAAGTAAGATACCTCGAACCGAAAAGGAAAAGGCCGGGAAGGTGAACTTCCCGGCCTTTTTTCGTGCGGAGGGCGGTGTCTTACAGCATGGTCATGAAGTTGACGAACAGGGTGGCGTTCAGGGCGTGCATGGCCCAGAAAATGAAGACGGACAGGAAGGCCGGCCCCTTCATGCGCAACGGGGATTCGTTGCGGGCAATGAGTATCCACAGCCCGACGTTGACGGCGCCGAGGATGACCACTCCGGCCCAGACATAGGCCAGAGGGGTGCCGAGAATAATGAGTTGGATATTCTCCGGCAGCCGGGCGTAGAGCCAGCCCTGGCAGGCCATGAAGCCGATCATGGGCAGCATGGACCAGCGCGCGGCCAGCTTCATGGCAAAGGAGTAGTAGTCGCGGCCAAAGTCGTCCTTGTTGCGGCGGATGACGAGGTAGGCCAGGCTCAGGGAGGCTGCGGCGGCAAGGACCAGAACGCCGTACATGGCGGACAGCGGCAGGGCCATGGCCGAAGCCGTTGCCAGGGCCTCCTGCGAGGGGCTTCCCTGGGACAGGTTGAAGAAGAGTTTGGCCGGGGTGACCACGGCCACCGCGCCGATGGCGGACAGGGCGGCGATGAGCCCCAGTATGATGTGGGGGGCCTTGGCCTGCCGCATGGACTTCCAGGTCAGGAAATAGATGAGCGCGGCCACGGCGAACACGGCGAGAAGCACGGCTCCGGTAAAAAACGGGGAGGCGGGGTTGAGGGATTGCTCAATGAGTCGGGGGTAGCGGTAGAGGCTGATGCCGATGCCGACTCCATAGATGACGACCAGGAACGCGAGCAGTATCAATCCCAAGGAGCCTGTCTGCTGGCCATACTTGTCGAAAAAGACCTTTTTGTTCGTCTTGGCGCTGAGTTCGCCGAGAACGGCCACGGCCGGGCTGCCGAGTGCGCCCATGCCGAGCAGGCTGAAAAAGGCCGGGGCCAACATCAGGCCAATCATCTTGAGGGTTTCTTGTAAATCCATGGTGGAAGAAGGCTCCGTTTTTGTGCGTAAGAATCGCGTTGAATAGCGCGTTTTTTCTGCCTGAAAATCGTCCGGCATGCAAGGCTTCCCTCAAAGAGGGGTGTTGCGGAATTGTCAACGATTCCTTGCAAAAAATCGTGGTATCGCCTATTTCCAATGAAACAATCAACCGTGATAAAGCGAGAGCCGCTCGATGAAATGCCTGAAGTTCCTGTTGTTTGCCGTCCTCGGTCTGTTTCTCTTCGGCTGCACTGCCGCCGGGAAGAGCGCGACCACGGATACGGCGAGCATGGAGTGGCGCGTCAAGTCCCTTGAGGAGAGCTTCCTCAATTTCCGTGAAAAGCAGCGTCAGATGGCGGACGAGGTGGTCGAGGACAGGGACCGGCTCGACCAGCGGGTGACCGACCTTGAGGAGAAGGTCGCCGGGTTGCGCAACGGCACGTCCGTGGCCGTTCCCACCGAAGAGACGCCTGAGCCCCCGGCGGGCGAGGGGTGGGTGACCGATCTGAAGCCCGAGGACGATGGCTGGGTGAAGCCGGAAGGGGCCACCGAGCCGCCCGTCGCCCAGAGCGGCGAGGACAAACCGTGGGCCGACGTGCCCAAGCCGCCCGCGACCATTCCGGAGCCGGAGGTCGTCAAGCGAAAAACCGCGCCCAAGCCCGCGCCCATGACTGCTTCCAGGCCCAAGGCGAAGATTTCCGGTGCACAGGCGCTGTACGCAAAGGGGTACAAGCAGTATTCCATGGACAATATGGAAGGGGCCCGCGCCACCTTCGACCAGTTCCTGGCCAAGTATCCCTCGGATGCACTGGCGGCCAACGCCCTGTACTGGAAAGGCGAGACGTATTACTCCGAGAAGGATTTTGCCCAGGCCATCCTGACATTCAAGGAGGTCACCGGGCGGTTCCCGAAGCATCACAAGAGCGCTGCGGCCCTGCTCAAGATCGGCATGGCCTACGACAGGGTGGGCGACCGCGACAACGCGATCTTCTACCTGCGCGCCCTGATCGAGGATTTCCCGAACTCCGACGAGGCCGGGTTGGGCCGCAAGGAGCTGACGAGGTTGGGCGGCTAGGATTTTTTCATACACAAGAGGCATGAATGGCCGGATTTTCGCCGTTTGCGGGGTCCGGCCTTTCCTTTGGACACCTGATGGACCAACATAAAGAGTTTTTTGCCTGTCTCGCCCTGAAACACACCCCCCGACTTGGGCCAAAGGTGTGGCGGGAGTTGTTCGGTCATTATTCGAGCGCGTTCGATGCCGTGCAGGATGCGAAATCCTGGCACGGACTCGGTCTGTCCGGTCAGAAGGTGGCCCGGGCCTGTGCGGCCGAGGTCTGGCGGACCGACGCTGAAGAGGAGTTCCGGGCGGCCCGGCAGGCGTCCATGGACGTGGTCACCTGGTTCGATCCCCGTTTCCCCGATAAGCTCAAGGAAATCCCCGATCCTCCGGCCATGCTCTATGTGCAGGGCGACGTGACGCTGTTCAAGAATCCCGGTGTGGCCGTGGTCGGCGCACGGGAGTGCACACGGCTTGGACTGGAAACAGCCGGGAGAGTCAGCGCGCAACTGTCCAAGATCGGCATCACCGTGGTTTCCGGGCTGGCGCTCGGCATTGACCGGCAGGCGCACCTGGGCGGCCTTGCTGGTCTCGGCAGCTCCATTGCCGTGCTCGGCTGCGGCCTGGACATCGATTATCCCACGGGCAATATCGACGTGCGCGAGGAATTGAACCAGAACGGTCTGGTGGTCACCGAGTACGGCCCGGGCGTGCGGCCGCGCGGCGGGCATTTCCCGGTCAGGAACCGGATCATCAGCGGGTTGTCGCTGGGCGTGCTGGTGGCCGAGGCGGCCCACAAGTCCGGCAGCCTGATCACGGCGCGCCTGGCAGGGGAGCAGGGCCGGGACGTGTTCGCCGTGCCGGGCCCGATCGGCCAGCCCTCCTTTACCGGGTGTCACCGCCTCATCAAGCAGGGCGCTGCCCTGGTCGAATCCGCATCGGACATCGTTGAAATCCTGCGCTATGATTTTGCCCGTGAACTGGAGGACGTGCCCGATCCGTCCCCGGCACGGGACGAGGAGGGGATCGACCAGGGACGGGCCAGGGTCAAGGCAGGCAGGAAGCCGACGGCCGGTCAGGAGGACGGAGGCGACAAGCCGGTCATCAAGCGACCGTCGCTGACCGACCGGGAGAGCCTGTCGCTGACCGGGGACGAATTGAAGGTCTTGGCTGTTCTCGATTCTGCCGATAAGGTGCATATCGACGCTCTGGGCCGGGAACTCGGCTGGAATCCGGCTATCATCAGTCGGGTCCTGCTGATGCTCGAGATGCGAGGGGCCGTGAAACAGCTGCCGGGCATGTGGTATCTGGCCCGGGAATCACAAATATAAAAGGAAACACCCATGGATTGGAAATTGCTTGCCACTACATTTGGTACGCTGTTCGTGGCCGAACTGGGAGACAAGACGCAGCTCGCCTGCATGCTCATGACCGCAAAGACCCAGAAACCGTGGACAGTCTTCCTCGGTTCCTCCCTGGCTCTGGTGCTGGTCAGCTTTCTGGGCGTGATGTTCGCCCAGTTCATCTGCCAGTATATCCCCACCGACGTCATCAAGAAGATCGCGGCCGTGGCCTTTGTGGTTATGGGTGTTTTGATTTTCTTTGATAAAGTTTGATTAATCGGGGTTGAATGCGCGCCCGACGCCGTGTATCCAAGGTGTAAGGGATAATAAACCCGGTTGTACTATGCAGAAAATACCCATCGATCTCGCCAAGCCCGGCATGAAGCTGGCCAAACCCGTCACCAAGGAGGGGGGGATGACCATCATGGCCGAGGGCATGGAGCTCAGCGACAGCCATATCAAGCGGTTGCAGGCCATGAGCATTGACCGCATCACGGTTCAGGGACACCCCGTGGACATGGGCGGAGCCGGTTCGGGCACCAAGTGGGCCGAGCGCCAGGAGCGGCTGGACCATCTTTTCAGAAGGCATGCCGAGGACAAGTGGATGATGCGGGTCAAGAATCGCATGGATCAGTATTTCCAGCTCAAGGCCGCAGCCCAGGAGGCCAGGATGAAGGCTCTTGAGGCGGTGGACGAGACCGGGGACGAGGCCGGTGACAACGGTGGTGAGGAATAGGCCATGGAAGATCTGAAAACCAGCGTTCGCGGGGAAATCCTCCAGGTCAAGGACCTGCCGACCCTGCCGCAGGTCCTGGAAAAGGTCACGGCCATGGTGCAGGACCCCGAGGCGTCGACCGAGGGGATCGCCAAGGTCATATCCACGGACCAGGTGCTTTCGGCCAAGGTGCTCAAGATGGTCAATTCGCCCATCTACGGGTTCCCCGGCCGCATCAGTTCCATCCAGCACGCCCTGGTGCTGCTTGGCTTCAACGTGGTGCGCGGCATCATCATCTCCACTTCGGTCTTCGACATGATGGTTCAGGCCATGAAGGGGCTGTGGGAACACAGCCTGGGCTGCGCCACCGCCTGCAACATCATCGCCCGCCGGGCCGGGTTCGAGGACCCGGAGGAATACGCCGTGGCCGGATTGTTGCACGATCTCGGCAAGGTGGTCACCGCCGTGCAGTTGCCCGATCTGCACCAGACAATCCTCGACACGGTCAAGGCCAAGGACATGACGTATTTCCAGGCCGAAAAGGATGTCATGGGATTTGGCCACGACCGCATCAACGCCTGGCTTGCCCGGCATTGGGGGCTGCCCCCGAATATCCGGGAGTCCATGGCCCGCCACCATGCCCCGCAACTGGCAGAATTCTACAAGCCCATGTCCTGCGTGGTGCATATCGCAGATTATCTGGCCCGGCTCTTCGAGTTCGGCAATTCAGGCGACGATCAGACCTCCTATCTGCGCCCGGAAGCGCTCATCGAACTCAAGTTCAAGATGACCGATCTGGACAAGGTCATGGATGAGATGGCTGACCAGTTGATTGAAGTATCCGACCTGACATTCTGATATTTTTGGCATTTTTTTGCTCTGAAAAGGCGAGCGGCATGGGATGGATTATGCGGAAAACAGCATGATCCATTTTTTTTCGACTTTTATTCATGCCACTTTGTGTAGGTGTTTGAGCTTCCTGATAGTCATTCCCACCTGATTGATTGACCAACAAGTGTAAATGAACTATAAAATCAAGAACATAAGAAGCAATGACATATCGGTGATGACATGATGTTTACGGCATCGGGAGCGGCGGGCTCCCATTGTCCGGCTCCGACCATTCATGCTCTGATTACCACGATGTCATCCTCAAGTTCAAAGCGAGGCGGTGTATGTTTGATTTTGTTCGTCGTCGGTTGTCTTTCAAGCTCCTCATTCCACTTTGTTTGGTGATCGCTATCGGAATCGGTGGTCTGGTAGTCTACGTTACCGGTTCCACCTTTTCCATGACCTACAAAGAGGCCGTTCAGACGGCCAGTTCTCAGGCCATGTCCAGTTCACGATCCCTGTCGATGTTCATCACCGACCAGAAGTCCCTGGCCCGGGTGCTGTCGCAACACCGGGACATGTACTACGCGGTGCAGGGCGCGGCCGATGAGGCGCAGGTGGCGTGCGAGTCCATCGTCAAGGCCACTCCCAACCTTTGGGGCGTGGTGGTCTTCGACGATACCGGGACGATCGTGGCCGCCGCCGACAAGGACGGCGTGGGGCTGGTGGGCACCAGCGTCGCCTCCAAGGGATATTTCAAGGATGTCATGGCGGGCAACGATACCGGGGTCATTGACGACAGCGTCGATATCGTTACAGGAACAACATCCCGCGTTCTGACCGTCAGCTATCCGATTCGCGACGACTGGGGGCAGATCAGCGGAGGCATATCCCTGCTCGGTTCCTGGGACGCCTTCGTCAATCAGTTCATCGCCCCGATTTCCATAGGCGAGGAAGGGTACGGCTTTGTCCTGGACAAGGCGGGGGTCTTCATCCAGCACCCCGACCCCGAGCAGTTCCGCAGGGACGTGAGCGGGCTGGAGTTCGTCAAGCAGGCCCTTGCCGTCAACGAGGGAGTGATCGAGTATGATTGGCAGGGGCGCGAGAAGGTTCTGGCCGTGTCCACCGAGCCGACCACGGGCTGGACCATCTGCATGAGCGCCTATGTCGAGGATATTGCCGCCGGAGCCGTCCGGCAGCGTACGGTCATGCAGATCGTGGGCGTGATTATGGTCGCTTCGGTCATGCTGTTGGTGCATATGCTCCTGGCCAGGTTCGTGTTCAGGCCGGTGAAGCGGACCATGCGGCTGGCCGAGGACACGGCGCGCGGCGACCTGGCCGAGCTCTTTGAAAAGAAGGAAAACGGCGACGAGATTGCCCACATGCAGTCGGCGCTCATCGATATCCGCCGCACGGTTCGGGCCATGATCCAGGATCTTGCCGATGTGGCAGGCAGGATCGAACAGGGCCACCTGCATGACCGGGCCAAGGCCGATCAATTCGAGGGCGATTACGCGCGGCTCATGAGCGGCACCAACCACATGCTCAACGGATTGGTCCTCCTGCTGGATGAGCTGCCCTTGCCGCTCATGGCCATTTCCAAGGATCACAAGATCAATTTCATGAACAAGGCGGCCGCGGGCCTGGGCAACACCACCTCCCAGGCGCTGGTCGGCACCACCTGTTCCGAATACTTCAAATCGGGAGACTGCTCCGGCGGCAACTGCGCCTGCGACAAGGCGATGCAGGGTCGTGAGATGGTCTTCTCCAACACCGAGGCCAATCCGGGGCGGGTCATGGAGATCGAATACTTCGGCATGCCCCTGTTGGATCAGAACGGCGAAGTGCTTGGCGCCATGAAGGTTGTCATGGACCAGACCGAAATCCGTCGCGCCCAGCGCGAGATGCTGGAGACCGCCACCCAGGCAGACTCCGTGGCCTCCATGCTGTCGGCCGCCTCCCAGGAACTGGCCGCCCAGGTGGAACAGACCACCGCAGGGGCGGACCGTCAGAAGGGAATGGCCGAGCAGGTCGCTTCCACCATGGAGGAGATGAGCGCCACAGTCATGGCGATCGCCCGCAACGCGTCCGCCGCGGCCCGCAGCGCCGAGGAAATGAGTGCCAACGCCGAACGTGGCGGCGAGGCGGTTTCGGCTGTGGTCGAGTCCATCGAGCAACTTCGGCAGCGGGCGGTCGTGGTGGACGAGAACATCCGGGCCCTGGGAGGGGACGTGGAGTCCATCGGCGCCATCATGACGGTCATTTCCGACATCGCCGATCAGACCAACCTGCTCGCCCTGAACGCGGCCATCGAGGCGGCCAGGGCCGGCGAAGCGGGCCGGGGTTTCGCCGTGGTGGCGGACGAGGTGCGCAAGCTGGCCGAGAAGACCATGAACGCCACCCAGGAAGTGGGGGAGGCCATCCAGTCCATTCAGGGCGGCACCCGGCGCAACCTGGAAGCCTTCAAGAAGGCCACCGAAGCCATCGACCAATCCACGGCGCTGTCTTCAAAAGCCGGCGAGGTCCTCAACGATATCCTGAACATCGCCCGTATTGCGGACGAGCAGATCCGCAGTATCGCCGCAGCGTCCGAGCAGCAGGCCGCCGCCACGGGCGAAGTGTCCATGAGCGTCGAGGAGGTCAATACCGTGTCCAACGAGATCGCCGGATCCATGAACGAATCCACCACCGCAGTCACCGATCTGGCCCGGCTGGCCGAGGAACTGCAGCAGATCACCATGCGCATCGGCGACGTCCGGGCGCAGTAGCCCCCTGTCGGCAAAGCATTC belongs to Pseudodesulfovibrio portus and includes:
- the dprA gene encoding DNA-processing protein DprA, with the protein product MDQHKEFFACLALKHTPRLGPKVWRELFGHYSSAFDAVQDAKSWHGLGLSGQKVARACAAEVWRTDAEEEFRAARQASMDVVTWFDPRFPDKLKEIPDPPAMLYVQGDVTLFKNPGVAVVGARECTRLGLETAGRVSAQLSKIGITVVSGLALGIDRQAHLGGLAGLGSSIAVLGCGLDIDYPTGNIDVREELNQNGLVVTEYGPGVRPRGGHFPVRNRIISGLSLGVLVAEAAHKSGSLITARLAGEQGRDVFAVPGPIGQPSFTGCHRLIKQGAALVESASDIVEILRYDFARELEDVPDPSPARDEEGIDQGRARVKAGRKPTAGQEDGGDKPVIKRPSLTDRESLSLTGDELKVLAVLDSADKVHIDALGRELGWNPAIISRVLLMLEMRGAVKQLPGMWYLARESQI
- a CDS encoding HDOD domain-containing protein encodes the protein MEDLKTSVRGEILQVKDLPTLPQVLEKVTAMVQDPEASTEGIAKVISTDQVLSAKVLKMVNSPIYGFPGRISSIQHALVLLGFNVVRGIIISTSVFDMMVQAMKGLWEHSLGCATACNIIARRAGFEDPEEYAVAGLLHDLGKVVTAVQLPDLHQTILDTVKAKDMTYFQAEKDVMGFGHDRINAWLARHWGLPPNIRESMARHHAPQLAEFYKPMSCVVHIADYLARLFEFGNSGDDQTSYLRPEALIELKFKMTDLDKVMDEMADQLIEVSDLTF
- a CDS encoding methyl-accepting chemotaxis protein, which produces MIAIGIGGLVVYVTGSTFSMTYKEAVQTASSQAMSSSRSLSMFITDQKSLARVLSQHRDMYYAVQGAADEAQVACESIVKATPNLWGVVVFDDTGTIVAAADKDGVGLVGTSVASKGYFKDVMAGNDTGVIDDSVDIVTGTTSRVLTVSYPIRDDWGQISGGISLLGSWDAFVNQFIAPISIGEEGYGFVLDKAGVFIQHPDPEQFRRDVSGLEFVKQALAVNEGVIEYDWQGREKVLAVSTEPTTGWTICMSAYVEDIAAGAVRQRTVMQIVGVIMVASVMLLVHMLLARFVFRPVKRTMRLAEDTARGDLAELFEKKENGDEIAHMQSALIDIRRTVRAMIQDLADVAGRIEQGHLHDRAKADQFEGDYARLMSGTNHMLNGLVLLLDELPLPLMAISKDHKINFMNKAAAGLGNTTSQALVGTTCSEYFKSGDCSGGNCACDKAMQGREMVFSNTEANPGRVMEIEYFGMPLLDQNGEVLGAMKVVMDQTEIRRAQREMLETATQADSVASMLSAASQELAAQVEQTTAGADRQKGMAEQVASTMEEMSATVMAIARNASAAARSAEEMSANAERGGEAVSAVVESIEQLRQRAVVVDENIRALGGDVESIGAIMTVISDIADQTNLLALNAAIEAARAGEAGRGFAVVADEVRKLAEKTMNATQEVGEAIQSIQGGTRRNLEAFKKATEAIDQSTALSSKAGEVLNDILNIARIADEQIRSIAAASEQQAAATGEVSMSVEEVNTVSNEIAGSMNESTTAVTDLARLAEELQQITMRIGDVRAQ
- a CDS encoding TMEM165/GDT1 family protein yields the protein MDWKLLATTFGTLFVAELGDKTQLACMLMTAKTQKPWTVFLGSSLALVLVSFLGVMFAQFICQYIPTDVIKKIAAVAFVVMGVLIFFDKV
- the ybgF gene encoding tol-pal system protein YbgF; the encoded protein is MKCLKFLLFAVLGLFLFGCTAAGKSATTDTASMEWRVKSLEESFLNFREKQRQMADEVVEDRDRLDQRVTDLEEKVAGLRNGTSVAVPTEETPEPPAGEGWVTDLKPEDDGWVKPEGATEPPVAQSGEDKPWADVPKPPATIPEPEVVKRKTAPKPAPMTASRPKAKISGAQALYAKGYKQYSMDNMEGARATFDQFLAKYPSDALAANALYWKGETYYSEKDFAQAILTFKEVTGRFPKHHKSAAALLKIGMAYDRVGDRDNAIFYLRALIEDFPNSDEAGLGRKELTRLGG